In a genomic window of Brassica rapa cultivar Chiifu-401-42 chromosome A10, CAAS_Brap_v3.01, whole genome shotgun sequence:
- the LOC103846657 gene encoding mediator of RNA polymerase II transcription subunit 19a, giving the protein MEPERTKFGGPKELCGAVDLLSQYKLSQHHEFFCKKSLSASLSDSHYLHNVVGDTEIRKGEGMQLDQLVQNMSQTRETNSTRIQPFEMDELMEAFQLSDTTPVELPLEEKGAPTIPPKSKSESKDKDRKHKKHKDRSKDKDREHKKHKHRHRDRSKDKDKDRDRKKEKNGHHDSGEHSKKHHDKKRKHDGDEDLNDIHRHKKNKHKSSKLDEMGAIRVGG; this is encoded by the exons ATGGAACCTGAACGTACCAAATTTGGAG GTCCTAAAGAGCTGTGTGGTGCCGTGGATCTTCTATCCCAATACAAACTATCGCAGCATCATGAATTCTTTTGCAAAAAATCACTTTCCGCGTCTCTATCAGATTCCCACTATCTTCATAACGTGGTGGGGGACACAGAGATCAGAAAGGGAGAAGGGATGCAGTTAGATCAGCTTGTTCAGAACATGTCACAGACCCGGGAGACTAATAGTACCCGCATTCAACCTTTTGAGATGGATGAGCTTATGGAGGCTTTCCAACTCAGTGATACGACTCCTGTTGAATTGCCTCTC gAAGAGAAGGGAGCTCCTACAATACCACCCAAGTCAAAAAGTGAGTCGAAGGATAAGGACAGGAAACATAAGAAACACAAGGACAGGAGTAAGGACAAAGATAGAGAGCATAAGAAGCACAAACACAGGCATAGAGACAGAAGTAAGGATAAAGACAAGGACCGAGAcagaaaaaaggagaaaaatggACACCACGATTCGGGTGAACACTCTAAGAAACATCATGATAAG AAAAGGAAACACGATGGGGATGAAGATCTAAATGACAttcataggcacaagaaaaacaAG CATAAGAGCTCAAAGCTGGATGAGATGGGTGCAATAAGGGTTGGTGGCTAG